Proteins found in one Pararge aegeria chromosome 12, ilParAegt1.1, whole genome shotgun sequence genomic segment:
- the LOC120628077 gene encoding flotillin-2 isoform X3 encodes MLKGTLTVEEVYKDRDQFAGLVREVAAPDVGRMGIEILSFTIKDVYDDVQYLASLGKAQTAAVKRDADIGVAQANRDAGIQEAECEKTAMDVKYAMDTRIEDNARMYKLQKAQFDQEVNTAKAESALAYELQAAKIKQKIRNEEIQIEVVERRKQIEVEQQEIMRREEELVATVRLPAEAEAYRLQTIAEGKRTQTVEAAKADGERIKVLGLAEAHAIGDVGKADAERMLAKAKVYKQYGDAAIMALVLEALPKIAAEISAPLAKTDEIVLVGDNGTTGEIARLAGAIPPAVRTLTGLDLAQVLKRLHPSEELSSSSGLKKKEVTAC; translated from the exons GAACGCTTACAGTCGAAGAGGTGTACAAGGACAGAGACCAGTTCGCGGGACTGGTCCGCGAGGTGGCGGCACCAGACGTCGGGCGGATGGGCATCGAGATCCTGTCGTTCACGATCAAGGACGTTTACGATGACGTCCAGTATCTGGCCAGTTTGGGGAAGGCGCAGACGGCGGCCGTGAAGAGAGACGCCGATATTGGTGTAGCGCAGGCCAATAGGGATGCTGGGATACAA GAAGCGGAGTGCGAGAAGACTGCGATGGACGTGAAATACGCAATGGACACCAGGATAGAAGACAACGCAAGGATGTATAAGCTGCAAAAAGCTCAATTCGACCAAGAAGTTAATACTGCT AAAGCGGAATCCGCTTTAGCCTACGAACTGCAGGCCGCGAAGATTAAACAGAAAATTCGAAACGAAGAAATACAGATCGAAGTTGTGGAACGTCGCAAACAAATAGAg GTTGAACAGCAAGAAATCATGCGTCGTGAAGAGGAGCTGGTAGCGACAGTCCGCCTACCGGCTGAGGCTGAGGCCTACCGTTTACAGACCATTGCTGAAGGAAAACG GACCCAAACAGTGGAAGCGGCTAAAGCTGACGGAGAACGTATCAAGGTACTCGGTCTTGCCGAAGCGCACGCGATCGGTGACGTTGGTAAAGCCGATGCTGAGCGGATGCTCGCTAAGGCAAAGGTCTACAAGCAATATGGTGACGCTGCCATCATGGCACTTGTACTCGAAGCACTGCCAAAG atCGCTGCCGAAATATCGGCGCCACTAGCGAAGACGGATGAAATAGTACTGGTCGGTGACAACGGCACTACGGGGGAAATTGCTCGACTGGCTGGGGCCATCCCACCAGCCGTGCGCACTCTAACTGGCTTAGACCTCGCACAGGTCCTTAAGAGACTGCACCCTTCAG AAGAGCTGTCCTCGTCGTCTGGTCTTAAGAAAAAGGAGGTGACGGCTTGTTAA
- the LOC120628077 gene encoding flotillin-2 isoform X2, translating into MLSLKGTLTVEEVYKDRDQFAGLVREVAAPDVGRMGIEILSFTIKDVYDDVQYLASLGKAQTAAVKRDADIGVAQANRDAGIQEAECEKTAMDVKYAMDTRIEDNARMYKLQKAQFDQEVNTAKAESALAYELQAAKIKQKIRNEEIQIEVVERRKQIEVEQQEIMRREEELVATVRLPAEAEAYRLQTIAEGKRTQTVEAAKADGERIKVLGLAEAHAIGDVGKADAERMLAKAKVYKQYGDAAIMALVLEALPKIAAEISAPLAKTDEIVLVGDNGTTGEIARLAGAIPPAVRTLTGLDLAQVLKRLHPSEELSSSSGLKKKEVTAC; encoded by the exons GAACGCTTACAGTCGAAGAGGTGTACAAGGACAGAGACCAGTTCGCGGGACTGGTCCGCGAGGTGGCGGCACCAGACGTCGGGCGGATGGGCATCGAGATCCTGTCGTTCACGATCAAGGACGTTTACGATGACGTCCAGTATCTGGCCAGTTTGGGGAAGGCGCAGACGGCGGCCGTGAAGAGAGACGCCGATATTGGTGTAGCGCAGGCCAATAGGGATGCTGGGATACAA GAAGCGGAGTGCGAGAAGACTGCGATGGACGTGAAATACGCAATGGACACCAGGATAGAAGACAACGCAAGGATGTATAAGCTGCAAAAAGCTCAATTCGACCAAGAAGTTAATACTGCT AAAGCGGAATCCGCTTTAGCCTACGAACTGCAGGCCGCGAAGATTAAACAGAAAATTCGAAACGAAGAAATACAGATCGAAGTTGTGGAACGTCGCAAACAAATAGAg GTTGAACAGCAAGAAATCATGCGTCGTGAAGAGGAGCTGGTAGCGACAGTCCGCCTACCGGCTGAGGCTGAGGCCTACCGTTTACAGACCATTGCTGAAGGAAAACG GACCCAAACAGTGGAAGCGGCTAAAGCTGACGGAGAACGTATCAAGGTACTCGGTCTTGCCGAAGCGCACGCGATCGGTGACGTTGGTAAAGCCGATGCTGAGCGGATGCTCGCTAAGGCAAAGGTCTACAAGCAATATGGTGACGCTGCCATCATGGCACTTGTACTCGAAGCACTGCCAAAG atCGCTGCCGAAATATCGGCGCCACTAGCGAAGACGGATGAAATAGTACTGGTCGGTGACAACGGCACTACGGGGGAAATTGCTCGACTGGCTGGGGCCATCCCACCAGCCGTGCGCACTCTAACTGGCTTAGACCTCGCACAGGTCCTTAAGAGACTGCACCCTTCAG AAGAGCTGTCCTCGTCGTCTGGTCTTAAGAAAAAGGAGGTGACGGCTTGTTAA